The Sphingobium aromaticiconvertens genome has a segment encoding these proteins:
- a CDS encoding leucyl aminopeptidase — protein MDIAISSTRPAADTLVFVVAKDGVAALLLVAAKTLAAGAEAARFSGEAGATFETFVEEDGVVLRVLLLGIGGGSVSDYERAGGAVTARLSTSGATHVAVELPAGTSGELAAHLAQGALLRAWRIDTYRTRQSEKAKPTLTTLTVVSADAQAHWDRLSAVAAGVALTRELVSEPANILYPESFVERCQHLTELGIKIRVLDEVEMASLGMGALLGVAQGSFRKPRLLAMEWDGTDGAQKKPLVLIGKGVTFDTGGISIKPAAGMEDMKWDMGGAGAVAGTMKALAGRKAKAHVVGICGLVENMPDGNAQRPGDIVTSMSGQTIEVLNTDAEGRLVLCDAVTWAQKTYAPDVMIDLATLTGAMMVALGDQHGGLFSNDDGLADDLAAAGKATGELLWRFPMSDAYNKLIDSPIADMKNIGPRLAGSITAAQFIKRFVDEGVKWAHLDIAGMVWSDKPGALHDKGATGYGVRLLDTLVAEKFEK, from the coding sequence ATGGACATCGCGATCAGTTCCACCCGCCCTGCCGCAGACACTCTGGTTTTCGTCGTCGCCAAGGATGGCGTCGCGGCGCTGCTCTTGGTTGCAGCAAAGACGCTTGCGGCTGGCGCCGAAGCGGCCCGGTTCAGTGGAGAGGCAGGCGCGACCTTTGAAACGTTTGTGGAGGAGGATGGCGTGGTCCTGCGCGTCCTGCTGCTGGGCATCGGCGGCGGTAGCGTGTCGGACTATGAACGGGCGGGTGGTGCCGTGACGGCGCGTCTGTCGACCAGTGGCGCGACCCATGTGGCGGTTGAACTTCCCGCCGGGACAAGCGGTGAACTGGCCGCGCATCTGGCACAGGGCGCATTGTTACGGGCCTGGCGGATCGACACCTACCGCACGCGTCAGAGCGAGAAGGCCAAGCCGACGCTCACGACCCTTACCGTCGTCAGCGCGGACGCGCAGGCGCATTGGGATCGCCTGTCCGCCGTTGCGGCTGGCGTCGCGCTGACCCGTGAACTCGTCTCTGAACCCGCCAACATTCTCTATCCCGAAAGCTTCGTTGAGCGCTGCCAGCACCTCACAGAACTTGGCATCAAGATCCGCGTACTGGATGAGGTCGAGATGGCCTCGCTCGGCATGGGCGCGCTGCTGGGCGTGGCGCAGGGGTCTTTCCGCAAGCCGCGCCTGCTGGCGATGGAATGGGACGGCACGGATGGCGCGCAGAAAAAGCCGCTCGTCCTGATCGGCAAGGGCGTGACCTTCGACACCGGCGGCATCTCGATCAAGCCTGCTGCGGGCATGGAGGACATGAAGTGGGACATGGGCGGCGCGGGCGCCGTGGCGGGCACGATGAAGGCGCTCGCGGGGCGCAAGGCCAAGGCGCATGTCGTCGGCATTTGCGGCCTTGTCGAGAATATGCCTGACGGCAACGCGCAGCGCCCCGGCGACATCGTGACCTCCATGTCCGGCCAGACGATCGAGGTGCTGAACACCGACGCCGAAGGCCGCCTCGTCCTGTGCGACGCCGTGACCTGGGCGCAGAAAACCTATGCGCCAGACGTTATGATTGACCTTGCTACCCTTACCGGCGCGATGATGGTCGCGCTGGGCGACCAGCATGGCGGCCTCTTCTCGAACGACGACGGCCTTGCAGATGACCTTGCCGCTGCGGGCAAAGCGACGGGCGAGCTGCTGTGGCGCTTCCCGATGTCCGACGCTTATAACAAGCTGATCGACAGCCCGATTGCCGACATGAAGAATATCGGCCCGCGTCTTGCCGGATCGATCACCGCTGCCCAGTTCATCAAGCGCTTCGTCGATGAAGGTGTCAAATGGGCGCATCTCGACATCGCCGGCATGGTCTGGTCGGACAAGCCTGGCGCGCTGCATGACAAGGGTGCAACCGGCTATGGTGTGCGCCTGCTCGATACGCTGGTGGCGGAGAAGTTCGAGAAATAA
- a CDS encoding DNA polymerase III subunit chi, producing the protein MQVDFYQLSRDPVHKVLPAIAARILSTGDRLLVVADTRDRLGAISQGLWSAAPDSFLANGVAGEGREAVQPILLTDCCEATNGARHIALADGQWREEALVFDRAFYFFDADTIDGARQSWRDLSRREGVTPRFWRQEGRKWVQGP; encoded by the coding sequence ATGCAGGTCGATTTCTATCAGTTGAGCCGTGATCCAGTGCACAAGGTGTTGCCCGCTATTGCCGCGCGCATCCTGTCCACGGGCGACAGGCTGCTGGTGGTCGCTGACACGCGCGACCGGCTTGGTGCGATTTCGCAGGGTCTTTGGAGTGCCGCGCCAGACAGCTTCCTGGCCAATGGTGTCGCAGGGGAGGGGCGCGAGGCGGTTCAGCCCATCCTCCTCACCGACTGTTGTGAGGCCACGAACGGCGCGCGCCATATCGCGCTGGCCGATGGACAATGGCGCGAGGAGGCGCTGGTCTTCGACCGAGCCTTCTATTTCTTCGACGCCGACACGATCGACGGCGCGCGACAAAGCTGGCGCGACCTGTCCCGCCGCGAGGGCGTTACGCCCCGCTTTTGGCGGCAGGAGGGACGCAAATGGGTGCAGGGACCGTAA
- the ndk gene encoding nucleoside-diphosphate kinase yields MAATRTFSIIKPDATRRNLTGAVTKMLEEAGLRVVASKRIRMSREQAEGFYAVHKERPFFADLVAFMISGPVVVQVLEGENAVQRNRDIMGATNPENADAGTIRKELAESIEANSVHGSDSEENAATEIAYFFKPEELVG; encoded by the coding sequence ATGGCCGCTACCCGCACCTTTTCGATCATCAAGCCGGACGCCACGCGTCGCAACCTGACCGGCGCCGTCACCAAGATGCTGGAAGAAGCTGGTCTGCGCGTTGTCGCATCCAAGCGCATCCGCATGAGCCGCGAACAGGCCGAAGGCTTCTATGCCGTGCATAAGGAGCGTCCCTTCTTCGCCGATCTCGTCGCCTTCATGATTTCCGGCCCCGTCGTCGTGCAGGTTCTGGAAGGTGAAAACGCCGTTCAGCGCAACCGCGACATCATGGGCGCGACCAATCCTGAAAATGCCGATGCCGGCACGATCCGCAAGGAACTGGCCGAGTCGATCGAAGCCAATTCGGTCCATGGTTCGGACAGCGAAGAAAATGCCGCGACCGAAATCGCCTATTTCTTCAAGCCCGAAGAACTGGTCGGCTAA
- a CDS encoding glutathione S-transferase family protein, translating into MMKLFIGNKAYSSWSLRGWLACKLSGLPFEEAVVPLYDEAWEKRREGDEFAPSSGKVPILWDGDVVVWDSLAIIEYLNEKSGGTAFWPTDPAARGMARSMAAEMHSSFAALRREHSMNIRQIYPAVTPSEPVAQDLARIMQLWAQARARFGGEGDFLFGEFGAVDVMFAPVVTRLITYQLPVARFADGYMRAVIAHPWMQEWIGGAQAEEWVIDKFEVPPQTA; encoded by the coding sequence ATGATGAAACTGTTCATTGGCAACAAAGCCTATTCGAGCTGGTCGCTGCGCGGCTGGCTGGCGTGCAAATTGTCGGGCCTGCCATTCGAGGAAGCGGTCGTGCCGCTTTATGACGAAGCGTGGGAAAAGCGCCGCGAGGGCGACGAGTTCGCGCCATCGTCCGGCAAGGTGCCGATCCTGTGGGACGGCGATGTCGTCGTGTGGGACAGTTTGGCGATCATCGAATATCTGAACGAGAAATCGGGCGGGACTGCCTTCTGGCCGACCGATCCGGCCGCGCGTGGCATGGCCCGGTCGATGGCGGCGGAGATGCATTCAAGCTTCGCGGCGCTGCGGCGCGAGCACAGCATGAACATCCGGCAAATCTATCCCGCCGTTACGCCATCGGAGCCGGTGGCGCAGGATCTTGCCCGGATCATGCAATTATGGGCGCAGGCGCGTGCGCGCTTTGGCGGCGAGGGGGACTTTTTGTTCGGGGAGTTCGGCGCGGTGGACGTGATGTTCGCGCCGGTCGTCACTCGCCTCATCACCTATCAACTGCCCGTCGCCCGCTTTGCTGACGGCTATATGCGCGCGGTCATCGCCCATCCCTGGATGCAGGAATGGATCGGCGGCGCGCAGGCCGAAGAGTGGGTAATCGACAAGTTCGAAGTCCCACCACAAACGGCCTGA